The genomic DNA TCCTCGTGCATGACACCTGTGTAGAATTCATCTGCTCCTCACGCTGGACTGGCTGGAAGGCCGCTCCAATTTGGCGTGCGTGCATGACACCTGTGTAGAATTCATCTGCTCCTCACCGTGTATGGAAGCAATCCTCCTGCAAGCAGTATCTCCCGCTGCCGCCTGCTCAGCTCCATCCTCAGAGGTATCTCGCGATCCCCGGCGATCGCCTTCACCTGAGACTCCCCGCTCTCCAGGGCATTTCTGATATCAGGTATTGTCATGCTCATGCCCTGCTCGATGATATCATAATCGGACTCCCTGACGAAGTAGAGCGGGAGTATCCCGAAGTTCACGAGGTTTGCGGCATGTATCCTCTCTATAGATTTCGCTACGACCGCCTTCACCCCCAGATACATCGGGCACATCGCAGCGTGCTCCCTGGAGGATCCCTGGCCATAGCTCACACCCGCGACGATGAAGTTGTGCAGCCCCTTATCACGGAGCTCAGCTGCTCTTCTCGAGAACTCAGGATCCAGCGGCTCGAAGACAAACGTCGAGTACTTCGGCACGTTCGACCTGTACTTGAGCCGAGAGCCAGCAGGCATTATGTGATCAGTCGTTATATTGTCCTCGACCTTTATGGCGACTATCCCCTTTATGCTCCCGGGCATCGGCGTGTTCCTCGGCGGCTCACCGATGTTCGGACCCCTGAATATCTCAACTCTTGCTCTCTCCGCAGCTGGTTTTGGTGGAATGATCATGCTGTCGTCTATCTCGAACCTATCCGGCATCTCCACCCTTGGAAACTCCATCTTCAGATCTGCGGGGTCAACAAACTCCCCCTTTATCGCGGCCGCTGCTGCGACCACAGGGCTCGTCAGGTAGACATTTGCGCTCGGAGTCCCGGATCTGCCCTTGAAGTTCCTGTTGCTCGTCCTTATCGAGACGGCATCAGTACCGGGAGACATGCTGTTGCCTATGCAGAAGCCACACGCGCTCTCGAGGATCCTTGCGCCGAATGCTATTAGATCGTCGAGCGCCCCACTCCTGGCCATCATCCTCAAAACCTGTCTCGATCCTGGAGCGACACCGAAGCTTACATTTGGAGGAAGATGCTTGCCTTTAACCATACTCGCAACAGTCATCATATCCGTGTACGACGAGTTGGTGCAGGAGCCCACAAGTACCTGGTCCACAGGAGTGCCTACCACCCTGCTCAGCGGGATGACGTTTCCGGGGCTGTGGGGTGCTGCAACGAGGGGCTCCAGCTCCGAGAGATCGATCTCGATACTTTTATCGTATGTAGCATCCCTGTCAGGCGCAAGCGGCACCCAGTGCTCTGCCCGGCCCTGGGCCGCGAGAAACCTTCTGGTCTGCTCATCGCTCGGAAATATCGAGGTCGTGACACCTGTCTCAGCACCCATGTTCGTGATCGTCGCCCTGTCAGGCACTGTGAGACCCGCAACTCCATCCCCCGTGTACTCGCAGACCCAGCCAATGTTTCCCTTCGTTGTGAGGATCTGCAGGACCTTGAGTATGACGTCCTTCGGGGTGACCCAGGGCTGGAGCTCTCCTGTCAGATGAACCTCCATCACCTTCGGAGCCGTCAGATAGTACGGCCCGCCGCCCATGGCCACCGCCACATCGAGCCCGCCGGCGCCTATTGCTATCATTCCCAGGCCGCCGCCTGTCGGAGTATGGCTGTCGGATCCGAGCAGCGTCTTTCCCGGGCGCCCGAACCGCTCAAGATGTACCTGATGGCATATGCCGTTTCCCGGGCGCGAGAAGTATATGCCATATCGCTCAGCGACCGACTGGAGGTACCTGTGATCGTCCGCGTTCTCGAACCCGACCTGTATCGTGTTGTGATCCACATAGCTCACAGAGAGCTCCGTGGCTATCCCCTCAAGACCCATCGACTCGAACTGAAGGTAGGCCATGGTGCCGGTCGCATCCTGTGTTAGGGTCTGGTCTATCCTTATGCCGATCTCGCTACCCGGCTCATACTTTCCATCAACGAGATGATCCCTCAGGATCCTCTCCGTCAGGGTGTATCCCATCCAAGTGACCTCCAAGATATGAGATGCATCCATCCTTCTGCGCGATCTGCCGGAGATCCCTCCAGCATCATTGCATACCTGCACGCAGCACAGCAGTTATAACCTTGAACACACCACGATCAACCACTGAATCCAGCACGCTGCGATGCGCATCACTCATCAAAGATGCACTGGTATGCAGGATGAATGGCAATCACTGCAGAAACATTCATTCAGCACTCGCAGAGGTATCTATCGCATGCCAGGGTGCATCTGGAAACTGCTTCTACAAATCACATCCAAATGATATACAGTTTTCTGTGGCGAGGAGGGACGTGTCCGAAAGAGGTTGGAGCCAGAAATTATGAGCCATACCGCTCTTGTTTGTCATAAGCGCTCTATCCTTATTCGGACAGGTCCGCGAAGAGACCAGAAGATACGCGCTAAACCTCCGGATGCGCTGCACATGTTTGACCCTGCATCACTCAAACTGGATCCTCTCATCCCTTCTGTATGCCATCGCGAGGCATGTGGCCTTCAGCTGCCCTTCCTGATTTCTGACCTCGATGTTGTATGTTGAGATCCTCCTGGTTCTGCTGACCTCTCTGGCCTCTGCATAAAGCGTCTCATCAGGACTTGCGGGACGGAGGTAGTCCACGGTCACGCTTATCGCCACCGCGACAGCCCCATGAGAGTTTGCCGCCGCACCAAATGCCTGGTCTATCAGAGAGAATATTGCACCGCCGTGAACGGTCCCAAAGAAGTTTCTGTTCTCCCAAGATGGCTCCATCACGACCTTCGAGTATCCCTCATCAAGCTCAACAAGCCTCATC from Methanothrix thermoacetophila PT includes the following:
- a CDS encoding aconitate hydratase — encoded protein: MGYTLTERILRDHLVDGKYEPGSEIGIRIDQTLTQDATGTMAYLQFESMGLEGIATELSVSYVDHNTIQVGFENADDHRYLQSVAERYGIYFSRPGNGICHQVHLERFGRPGKTLLGSDSHTPTGGGLGMIAIGAGGLDVAVAMGGGPYYLTAPKVMEVHLTGELQPWVTPKDVILKVLQILTTKGNIGWVCEYTGDGVAGLTVPDRATITNMGAETGVTTSIFPSDEQTRRFLAAQGRAEHWVPLAPDRDATYDKSIEIDLSELEPLVAAPHSPGNVIPLSRVVGTPVDQVLVGSCTNSSYTDMMTVASMVKGKHLPPNVSFGVAPGSRQVLRMMARSGALDDLIAFGARILESACGFCIGNSMSPGTDAVSIRTSNRNFKGRSGTPSANVYLTSPVVAAAAAIKGEFVDPADLKMEFPRVEMPDRFEIDDSMIIPPKPAAERARVEIFRGPNIGEPPRNTPMPGSIKGIVAIKVEDNITTDHIMPAGSRLKYRSNVPKYSTFVFEPLDPEFSRRAAELRDKGLHNFIVAGVSYGQGSSREHAAMCPMYLGVKAVVAKSIERIHAANLVNFGILPLYFVRESDYDIIEQGMSMTIPDIRNALESGESQVKAIAGDREIPLRMELSRRQREILLAGGLLPYTVRSR
- a CDS encoding PaaI family thioesterase, whose protein sequence is MESTGMLEMLRSKVDEQPFARRLGMRLVELDEGYSKVVMEPSWENRNFFGTVHGGAIFSLIDQAFGAAANSHGAVAVAISVTVDYLRPASPDETLYAEAREVSRTRRISTYNIEVRNQEGQLKATCLAMAYRRDERIQFE